Genomic window (Alteromonas pelagimontana):
GATTGTCCGGAAGCGAGATTCTTTATATTCCTGAACAAATGCTTTCGCAATTGCAGTTGGAAACGCTTCGCCACATTCTTGAACAGCCGGTTGAATCAGACTTGTTAGCCATTCCAATGAAGGTTGTGTTCGCAGAAATTCGTTGTCCTGGCAATATCGATAACGCAGAAGACTTGTTTCGTAAAGTGAATATTGTTATTGATGAAGCGGTAAAGTCATCGCAATGGTTACTGCCTTATGAACAGGCGCTTGAAAAAAGCTATCTACGGCGGTTAGCTATTATTACAGAATTAAAAAATGCACTGGTTGCTGAGCAGGCTGAATTAAGTATGGTGTATCAGCCCAAGGTATTTCTTTCAACCCTGCAGATCTGCAGCATGGAAGCTCTCGTCCGATGGAATAATAAGCTGCTGGGTTTTGTTCCTCCCGATGAATTTATTGCCATTGCAGAACAAGCTGGAATGATTGAGCAGGTCACCACCTGGGTAATGCGAAAAACAATAAATGACTTAGCCATGTTTAGAGCGGCAGGTCACACATTTACTATCGCTATGAACCTGTCATCGCATGATATTCAAAATAGAGCATTACTGGATAAACTGGCTGATTTACTGGCGGCGCAGGGGTTAGAGCCAACTGATCTTGAATTGGAGATTACCGAAAGTGACTTGGTCGCGGATGCTGATCTCGCTACCGAGAATTTAAGACAATTAAAAGCGAAGGGCTTCCGTTTAGCGATTGATGATTTTGGGACAGGTTACTCTTCGCTTGCTTATTTAAAGCATCTGCCTATTGATACCATCAAGATAGATAAAAGCTTTGTTTTGAATTTATCTAATGATGTCGATGATCAACAAATAGTGCGTACGATTCTACACTTGGCTTCAGTCTTTGAACTCAAAGTGGTGGCTGAAGGTGTCGAAGACGAAGCTGCCTTTGCTCTTCTGCGCGACTGGCATTGTGATATTGCTCAAGGCTATTTCATCAGCAAGCCATTATCGATAGCGGCATTAACTGAATGGCTAGCGGTGTCGCCTTATTCGCAAAACGCAGAGAAATTATAGGTTGAAGAGTAGCGATTAGCGCTATTGATATTAAATGGCCGCAACCAAAGTTCATTCAGGAGCCATAGCGGTTAACCTGTTTACAGGACGCCAGACAGAAGCAAAGCAGTTAGAAATTAGGATTATTAGGTTTTGGTCATACTGGCGCAGTTACCAGTGAATGACGAAAAGGGGCGGTAGGACTACTTCTGAGTCATCATCTAATCCTATGGGCTGGGTGCAGGCAAAAGTCAGATAATCTTCGATTAAGTGAAGAAGACTGGTGGATGTATTTGTTACATATATACCCAGCAAGTCTTTCATTATGACGTTTGCTTCACCGAGTGTGGCAGCATTGCTGATGCAAAAGATTAGAATGTGGATACTTATCAATGGGCGGATGAAGCTTAGCGGCGCTAGCTTATTCTATAGACCCTCTGGCGCTGGTTTTCGATATCCGCAGCAGTTTATGAGCAACTAGGCGGCGAGACAGGCGTTGCAACCCTTCTTGCTAGTCTTGTTCATAAGATTGAATATTACCCGAGAGGACTGAAGTACTTGAGTAGCACGGTCGTCGTAACGTTTAAGAGCAAGTCAGCAAAGCCGATTCGCGCTTTGGTCGATGTTTCTTGTACCTGTGCTGACCATACTATGCTCCAATTTTGTTGAAGAATGAGATCAGTGAAAGCGATCCTAATTGAACAGTGGACTTGTTGACTATGGCGATGAATAAGGCCGATATCCGCATTAGCAACAAAATGGTTTGTTGGCAAAGTAAGCACCGCTCCGTACAGAAACGCTCGATCATTACGCTTATTATTAATGGCAAAGTAGTTGCATAGGTAGGATAGATGTTTTCACTTTATAAGGAACAGGAAATGGATATTTTACGTATAATTCTTTCAATACTTTTACCCCCATTGGGCGTATTTCTACAAGTAGGTATTGGTGTGCAGTTTTGGATCAACATTGTACTGACGTTGCTGGGGTATATTCCCGGTATCATACATGCGATATATATTATTGTTACACGTTAGGGGATCCTGGTATAAACGATCCAGACGCTACGGGGCGATCTAATTGAACGCCCCTACACTTGTGTATGGCATCCAATATCATACTGAAGATAACGACGTCGAAACGGTTTCTTCCTCTATCTTTCTGATATAACGTTTTTTTTATCCCTCATTCCTTACCGATACCGTGGAGCTATCAAGGTATTAAGCCTCAGGGCAACCGCTAGACTGAGCGAAAAACCATCAGCAGTGAAAATAGGTAAAGCTTTCTTATCCGAAACGCCGTAAAATCATCCCTGATGGCTCTTCTGGAGCATCCAAGACTCCAGAAATTAAAGGCCCCAGAAGTTCTGGCTAAGAAAACTTCACTTTTTGGGTAAAAATATTCGCGATCTCGCCCTAGATTAGGCATCATCACTTAGTATTTACTGCGTTATGTTCAGCAGATTATTGATGTTTGGAGAATCTGAATAAAGTTCAGACGTTTAGTAGTCCACATCAAGGTGGATTAGTATTATCCGAACTACATGAGGCTGATATAATAACGCGCTAACGCCTCCTTCAGAATATCTTCGGGCAATGTGTAAATGACGTATAAGCTTCCTGAATTTCTCGTTTATCCTTTTCACTTATCCGCTCAAGTTCGATTAGTTCAACGGTAGCTTTAGCTTGTTCATTAATCTTCTCTTGAAACTCTTTATCAAAGTGCTCCTTTAATTTACTAAGACAGTGCAATATATGCAGGGCAACATCGACGTGCGCTTTGCCCGCCTGACGAATTTGGTCGAAACTGGTGTCGATAACACTGTGTAAATTAAAGGTGCGTCGCTTTAACCAGATATTCGAGGAGGTGTTCACTACGCAAGAAGCAGGAAAAACGCGATGTGACATTAGAATACACGCTGAAGTTAATTTATCTAAACAAGTAATTGCGGTAAAGGGGTCGTTTATTCCTGGTGAAAGCGCGCGTAATGCAATTTCTACCAACTGGCTGACTACGAATTCCGGATCCTGTATGGGCGTGCGCTGCCGGCCGATAACAATAAACTTCCTCAACTCTTCTATAGTCTCTTCCTGCAATTGACAAGTTGAATGAATAATTAGAATGGTCGCGTCTGGCATAACATGATCGCCGCTTCTCGCCTTCACCTCAATCCCTGTAATCCTGTCCGATTCAAGGTTTAACATCTTCGAGTAATTGATACTCTGCGCATAGCCAATGCGTTTCGCTTTAACGGATGTCTGATAAAAACCTACGCTTACCAACGCCTCGGAAATCGGTAGCTCATTCGCTTCGCCTTCGGGACGAGGCAGTAATGTGTCAAGATTCGCTTCTAAGTTTCTGAAGCACCGATAGATAACTTCATCTGCCTGAATAAACCGTGCAATGTGATGAATAAAGTAAACTATGGTGAAAGTATCAATAATAGCAAGCAGCATGGCCAGTGCAGAAAGGAGCGAAAGCGCATCTCTGTTTTCTGTAATACTACTTAAATGGTGCAGTGCAATAATACAAAAAAGAAAGGTCGATACCATTGTGCCCAGCACGACTTGTGTGCCTTTGTCTATCATAAATGTGCGTAGGAGACGAGGCCCAAACTGCGCTGAAGCCATCGTTAGCGCTACGATTGTCATAGAAAACACGATACTTGTAGCAGTTATAATAGCTGTAGCGATGGTAGAAAGTAATTGCTGGGCACCGGCTTGAGTCACCAGCGGGATTAAACTTAACATTCCCTCGGGCATCGAGGCGCGGCGTGCCACCGTTAGACACACCAGGCAAAACATCGAAGTGACTATCATCATGCAAACGGGAATAAACCAATAGCTGGTACTGATCCCTTCCACCCATGTTCGAATTCGAGTGGTTAACACAGAATAGCTCACCACAGTCTAATATCCTTTTACTGACCTTATATTGAGGGTAATCCCACGGCCGTTACCATCATCAGCTGCGAAAGGTACGGTTTCGTATCTGAAACGCCATAGAATGTTGCGCGATAGATCTGTTGGCGCACTCCTACTTCGGAACTGCGGTTAATGAGCTATCAATTATCGGTTAGTTACGGTTAGCGATTTGGCTGACATCCTATGTAGTTACAACACTACATGTGAGCCATTCGGCAAAAGACGAATTAAACACTGTGATATCGCCTATTTGCCTCATCTGCACCGCGTATAAACACTAATTTTGCTTACCCCGAACTTGCTATAGAAGAAATAATAAATACCCTCTTAGATAACTAAACTACATAACCCTATCTTTTGGCGCTAGTCCGCAGTACAGGACATAACATCGGGTAGTTGAGGACGAAAAATTAAAAGCCCCGGTTTTTCGACGCGGCATTTCCTCCTAATGCTCATGGAGTTCAGCCTGCATCTCGTCCCTGTACTCTTTTGCCAGGTGATTTTTCTGCTGTTTACTGAGAACTTTATCGGCAATCGGAAAGAAATCTTGTTCTTCGTCGTTAAAATGATGTTCGACGAGTTCCTGAAGCGCTTTCAAATGGTGTAACCATCCAGAAGAGCTCATATCTGTCTCATCCAGTTTTTCGAGTAGCTCGTCAATTTCATGGTGTTCCGCCATTCCGTGACGGGAAAGTTCTATAGCTTCGTCCGTATCTATTAAAGGCGAATAAAAAAATCGTTCTTCTGCAATTGCGTGACTTTCCAGTTGGTCCTTTAACTCCTGATAATACTCTTGTCTCGCAGGCGTATCTCCGCTGGTTTCCGCAAGTATCTTCAGTAATGAGCGTTGCTTTTCGTGATCTTGACGTATGGCTTCAAAAATATTCATAGTAGTACTCCCAGTTTACTATGTCTTTCCCTGCGAATATCGTTCCATTAAGTGAGGTGATTAACTCATTGAAAGTTAAAGTCTTTTCTCGCTGCGAGTGCGGCAGTTGCTCTTCGAATAATAACATTCCGTAGTTTTTACACTTATTTTGCATTTCTTGCGGTTACAAACTGAGGGGAAATCGCTAAGAGCCTGCGAAAGACATTGAGACTCCTTAGGCAACTTGCTGGAGCGAGAACGCCCCAGCAGAGATATCATGATTGACCTATCCATGCTCATTCGATTACCCGGTTAGACTCCTTGCGCCACCATGGCATCGGCCAAACGTCGAAAAGCAGCAATATTAGCGCCTTTTGCATAATTAACGCGCCCATCTGCAGTGCCAGCTTCCACGCATTGCTGATGAATGTTCAGCATAATGTCCTGAAGCGCATCATCAATTTTCTTGTAAGTAGCTCGTTTGAATGTGGCGTTTTGAGACATTTCGAGCCCAGAAATGGCGACGCCGCCAGCGTTAGATGCTTTTCCAGGAACAAATGGAATGCCTTTTTCTTCAATGAGATCCAGGGCTTCATTGGTGCACGGCATGTTGGCGCCTTCAAGAATGTATTTACAACCATTAGACAGTAAAGCCGCCGCTGCATCTTTATCTAATTCATTTTGCGTAGCACAGGGCAGGGCAATGTCCATTGGTTGTTGCCACGGCGTGGCATCTTTATGCCAATCTCCTCCATGATGTTCACACAGGTCAATCAGGATGTTGTCGCTTTCAGCTTTGTTCTTAATGGCCCACGAGATAGCCGATTCACTGAACCCTTCTTCTTTAATAAGGCAATCACGGCTGTTGGAAAGGCTAATAACTTGCCCGCCAACCTGTACTGATTTTAGAGCAGCATGTAAGGCTACGTTCCCAGCCCCAGAAATGCCTATTCGTTTATTCTTAATCTCATCCTTATGCTGCTTAAGTACGGCTCTTAACATGTAAATGAGGCCGAAACCTGTCGCTTCCGTACGCACATGACTCCCGCCAAAGGAAATATCCTTTCCGGTCAGGCTGCCACCAAAGCGATTGTGGATCTTCCGATACTCGCCGTATAAAAAGCCAATTTCCCTGCTACCTACATTAATATCACCAGCTGGCACATCGGTGTGAGGCCCTATATGGCGCTGCAATTCGCCCATGAAAGCCTGACAAAACCGCATTACCTCTGTTTCACTACGTCCTTTGGGATTAAAATCTGATCCTCCCTTGGCTCCGCCTATAGGAATTCCGGTAAGAGCATTTTTAAAGGATTGCTCAAACGCGAGAAATTTAAGGACAGATTCGTTGACTGACGGATGGAAGCGCAGTCCCCCCTTGTAAGGGCCAATCAGGCCGCTATGTTGTATACGCCAGCCG
Coding sequences:
- a CDS encoding YqaE/Pmp3 family membrane protein; translation: MDILRIILSILLPPLGVFLQVGIGVQFWINIVLTLLGYIPGIIHAIYIIVTR
- a CDS encoding DUF2254 domain-containing protein, with protein sequence MVSYSVLTTRIRTWVEGISTSYWFIPVCMMIVTSMFCLVCLTVARRASMPEGMLSLIPLVTQAGAQQLLSTIATAIITATSIVFSMTIVALTMASAQFGPRLLRTFMIDKGTQVVLGTMVSTFLFCIIALHHLSSITENRDALSLLSALAMLLAIIDTFTIVYFIHHIARFIQADEVIYRCFRNLEANLDTLLPRPEGEANELPISEALVSVGFYQTSVKAKRIGYAQSINYSKMLNLESDRITGIEVKARSGDHVMPDATILIIHSTCQLQEETIEELRKFIVIGRQRTPIQDPEFVVSQLVEIALRALSPGINDPFTAITCLDKLTSACILMSHRVFPASCVVNTSSNIWLKRRTFNLHSVIDTSFDQIRQAGKAHVDVALHILHCLSKLKEHFDKEFQEKINEQAKATVELIELERISEKDKREIQEAYTSFTHCPKIF
- a CDS encoding hemerythrin domain-containing protein translates to MNIFEAIRQDHEKQRSLLKILAETSGDTPARQEYYQELKDQLESHAIAEERFFYSPLIDTDEAIELSRHGMAEHHEIDELLEKLDETDMSSSGWLHHLKALQELVEHHFNDEEQDFFPIADKVLSKQQKNHLAKEYRDEMQAELHEH
- the gdhA gene encoding NADP-specific glutamate dehydrogenase, encoding MDEESTLNEFKTWIDERHPSQPEYLQATKEIAKDVIPIFCNNESYRRLNVFKRLCEPERIIHFSVHWLNDANEVEIHNGWRIQHSGLIGPYKGGLRFHPSVNESVLKFLAFEQSFKNALTGIPIGGAKGGSDFNPKGRSETEVMRFCQAFMGELQRHIGPHTDVPAGDINVGSREIGFLYGEYRKIHNRFGGSLTGKDISFGGSHVRTEATGFGLIYMLRAVLKQHKDEIKNKRIGISGAGNVALHAALKSVQVGGQVISLSNSRDCLIKEEGFSESAISWAIKNKAESDNILIDLCEHHGGDWHKDATPWQQPMDIALPCATQNELDKDAAAALLSNGCKYILEGANMPCTNEALDLIEEKGIPFVPGKASNAGGVAISGLEMSQNATFKRATYKKIDDALQDIMLNIHQQCVEAGTADGRVNYAKGANIAAFRRLADAMVAQGV